Proteins found in one Orcinus orca chromosome 11, mOrcOrc1.1, whole genome shotgun sequence genomic segment:
- the PLEKHG6 gene encoding pleckstrin homology domain-containing family G member 6 isoform X5, with amino-acid sequence MHAFGPPNGGHLQGLVASRIETYGGRLRASTLSTPGSLYPRGGPVLVGRGVRACPPPPQLHPPGGLQCYQRNGRGGAAVFPSASRFSLHLEDPSGRHLQGYVPFTKGSGPARGLSPLRLREPEPEKRHGGPFGAGTPHFPKLKEVTRAHQLEMRLHTFSMFGMPRLPPEDRRHWEIGEDGDSSLAIEKSWKELVPGHKEMSRELCHQQEALWELLTTELIYVRKLKIMTDLLAAGLLNLQRVGLLTEVSAETLFGNVPSLIRAHQSFWEEVLGPTLEETRASGQPLDPVSLQNGFLSFSQRFQPYVLYCLRVKQTMAYAWKQQDNNPLFRTFLQWCEKHKRSGRQTLGDLLIKPHQRITKYPLLLQAVLKRTPEARAREALTAMIAAVESFLRHINKQVRQREEQESLAAAAQRIGPYEVLEPSSEEVEKNLRPFSTLDLTAPMLGVPSEHTRQLLLEGPARMKEGREGKLDVYLFLFSDVLLVTKPLRRADKAKVIRPPLMLEKLVCRPLRDPSSFLLIHLTELQCVSSALTVHCPSAADRAVWLERTQQAQILGVRT; translated from the exons ATGCACGCCTTTGGTCCTCCCAATGGGGGTCACCTCCAAGGACTGGTGGCCTCCCGCATTGAGACCTATGGGGGCCGGCTTCGGGCCTCCACCCTGAGTACTCCTGGTAGCCTCTATCCCCGAGGAGGCCCCGTGCTG gtggggaggggtgtgagggcctgcccacctccaccccagctccACCCTCCTGGCGGCCTCCAGTGCTACCAAAGAAATGGGCGTGGAGGCGCAGCAGTCTTTCCCTCAGCCTCCAGGTTCTCCCTCCACCTTGAG GATCCCAGTGGCCGACACCTCCAAGGCTATGTCCCCTTTACCAAGGGTTCTGGCCCGGCCCGAGGCCTGTCTCCCCTGAGGCTGCGAGAACCAGAGCCTGAGAAGAGGCATGGAGGCCCCTTTGGGGCTGGGACACCTCACTTCCCCAAACTCAAG GAAGTCACCAGAGCCCATCAGCTGGAGATGAGGCTGCACACGTTCAGCATGTTTGGGATGCCCCGCCTGCCCCCAGAGGACCGGCGGCACTGGGAGATCGGAGAGGACGGTGACAGCAGCCTGGCCATTGAGAAGTCCTGGAAGGAGCTGGTGCCTGGACACAAG GAGATGAGCCGGGAGCTCTGCCACCAGCAGGAAGCGCTGTGGGAGCTACTGACCACCGAGCTCATCTATGTGCGGAAGCTCAAGATCATGACGGAT CTCCTAGCCGCCGGTCTGCTGAACTTGCAACGAGTGGGGCTGCTGACGGAA GTGTCAGCTGAGACCCTGTTTGGAAATGTCCCTAGCCTGATCCGAGCCCACCAGAGCTTTTGGGAAGAAGTGCTGGGGCCCACCCTGGAGGAGACGCGAGCCTCGGGCCAGCCTCTGGACCCGGTCAGCCTGCAAAACGGCTTCCTGTCG TTCAGCCAGCGCTTCCAGCCCTACGTCCTGTACTGCCTGCGAGTGAAGCAGACCATGGCCTACGCCTGGAAGCAGCAGGACAACAACCCTCTCTTCCGCACCTTCCTGCAG TGGTGTGAGAAGCACAAACGCTCGGGGAGGCAGACGCTGGGGGACCTCCTCATCAAGCCCCACCAGCGCATCACCAAGTACCCACTGCTGCTCCAGGCTGTGCTCAAGAGGACCCCCGAGGCCCGCGCCCGGGAGGCCCTGACCGCCATG ATCGCGGCGGTGGAGTCATTCCTCCGACACATCAACAAGCAGGTGCGCCAGCGGGAAGAGCAGGAGAGCTTGGCGGCTGCAGCCCAGCGCATTGGGCCCTACGAGGTCCTGGAGCCGTCCAGCGAGGAGGTGGAGAAG AACCTGCGTCCATTCTCCACGCTGGACCTGACGGCCCCCATGCTGGGGGTTCCTTCTGAGCACACCAGGCAGCTGCTGCTTGAGGGGCCTGCGCGCATGAAGGAGGGACGAGAAGGGAAG CTGGATGTGTACCTGTTCCTCTTCTCTGATGTGCTCTTGGTGACCAAGCCCCTTCGCAGGGCAGACAAAGCCAAGGTTATCCGCCCGCCTCTCATGCTGGAGAAGCTTGTGTGCCGACCGCTCCGAGATCCGA GCAGCTTCCTGCTTATCCACCTCACCGAATTACAGTGTGTCTCCAGCGCCCTCACTGTGCACTGTCCCAGCGCTGCAGACCGTGCCGTGTGGCTGGAGAGGACCCAGCAGGCCCAG attctgggggTCAGGACCTAG